From the genome of Longispora fulva:
CCGAGCGGAGTGATCTTCACTGCGGTGTCACTTTCTTCACGGTGGATGTCAGAGCAGGCCTAGCAGGTACTCCCCGTAACCGCTCTTGCGCAGCGGTTCCGCCAGCACCCGGAGTTCCTTGTCGTCGACGAAGCCCTGGCGCCACGCGATCTCCTCGAGGCAGCCGATCTTGTATCCCTGGCGCTCCTCGACGACGCGGACGAACTCCGACGCCTGGACGAGGGAGGCGAAGGTGCCGGTGTCGAGCCAGGCCGTGCCCCGCTCCAGAACGCTGACCTGGAGCTGACCGCGGTTGAGGTACTCCTCGTTGACGGCCGTGATCTCCAGCTCGCCCCGGGCGCTGGGCTTGATGCCCTTGACGATGTCGATGACCTGGTTGTCGTAGAAGTACAGCCCGGGGATCGCGTACCGCGACTTGGGCGCGGCTGGCTTCTCCTCGATCGAGAGCACCCGGCCGTCGGGGTCGAACTCGACGACGCCGTACTCCTGCGGGTTGGCCACCTGGTAGGCGAACACCCGGCCGCCGTCGGGCTCGGTGTTCTGGGCCAGGTGGGTGCCGAGGCCGGTGCCGTAGAAGATGTTGTCCCCGAGGATCAGCGCCACCGGCTCGTCGCCGATGAACTCCTCGCCGAGGAGGAACGCCTGCGCGATCCCGTCCGGGCTCGGCTGCGTGGTGTAGGTCAGGTTGATCCCGAACCGCGACCCGTCGCCGAGGAGCCGCTGGAACTGCGACTGGTCCTCAGGGGTGGTGATGACGAGAATGTCGCGGATGCCCGCCAACATCAGGGTCGAGAGCGGGTAGTAGATCATGGGCTTGTCGAAGATCGGCATCAGCTGTTTCGAGACGGCCTGCGTCAGCGGCCACAGCCTCGAACCAGTCCCGCCGGCGAGCACGATTCCACGCATCGGGGTAGCTTAGCGGAGGGTGACGGGGCTTCGACTAGACTCCCTGCCTTGTGAAGGTCCTCATCACCGGCGGTGCCGGTTTCATCGGCTCGCACTACGTGCGCAGCCTGTTGTCCGGCGAGTACGACGCCTACGACGGTGCCGACGTCACCGTTTTGGACAAATTAACTTATTCGGGCAATCTGGTCAATCTTGCGCCAGTGCGCGACCACGCACGGTTCACCTTCGTGCAGGGCGACATCTGCGACGCGGATCTCGTCAACGACCTGGTGCCGGGGCACGACGTGATCGTGCACTTCGCCGCGGAGTCCCACGTCGACCGGTCCATCGACGGCGGCGCGCAGTTCGTGCTGACCAACGTGCTCGGCACCCAGGTCCTGCTCGACGCGGCGCACCGGCACAAGGTCGGCCGGTTCGTGCACGTGTCCACCGACGAGGTGTACGGCTCGATCGACGACGGCTCGTGGCCCGAGACCGACCCGCTGCAGCCCAACTCGCCGTACTCGGCGGCGAAGGCCGGCTCCGACCTGCTGGTGCGCGCCTACCACCGCACCCACGGCCTCGACACGGTCATCACGCGGTGCTCGAACAACTACGGGCACTACCAGTTCCCGGAGAAGGTCATCCCGCTGTTCGTCACGAACCTGCTCGACGGCGGCCGGGTGCCGCTGTACGGCGACGGCGCGAACGTCCGCGACTGGCTGCACGTCGACGACCACTGCCGGGGCATCCAGCTCGTCGCCCAGGCCGGCCGGGCCGGCGAGGTCTACAACATCGGCGGCGGGGTCGAGCTCACGAACAAGGAGCTGACCGGCCTGCTGCTCGACGCGTGCGGCGCCGACTGGAACAGCGTGGACCACGTCACGGACCGGCTCGGTCACGACCGCCGGTACTCCGTGGACATCACCAAGATCTCCACCGAGCTGGGGTACGCGCCCCGGGTCGACTTCGCCGAGGGCCTCGCGGCCACGGTCGCCTGGTACCGGGACAACCGAGCCTGGTGGGAGCCGCTGAAGGACCGGGCGGCCCTGGCGCGATGACCCGCTGGCTCGTCACCGGCGCCGGTGGCATGCTCGGACAGGACCTCCTCGTCGCGCTGGGTGACGAGGACGTCACCGGAGTCACCCGCGCCGAGCTGGACGTGACCGACCCCGCGTCGGTGGCCGCGGCCGTCGACGGGTTCGACGTGGTGGTCAACGCCGCCGCCTGGACGAACGTCGACGGAGCCGAGACGGCGGAGGAGGCGGCCACGGCCGTCAACGGCCACGCCGTGGCCACCCTCGCCGGGGCCTGTGCCGCCAGCGGTGCCCGGCTGCTGCAGGTCTCCACCGACTACGTGCTGTCCGGGACCGGCGTCGAGCCGCACCCGGAGAACGCGCCCACCGCGCCGGTCAACGCCTACGGGCGCGGCAAGCTCGTCGGCGAGCTGGCCGTCCGCCGCCTGCTCCCCGACGCCGGCTACGTCGTGCGCACGGCCTGGCTCTACGGCGCCCACGGGCCCAACTTCGTCGCGACCATGCTCCGGCTGGCCGGCGAGCGGGAGACCCTCGAGGTCGTCGCCGACCAGTTCGGGCAGCCGACCTGGTCCGCGGCGCTGGCCGGTCAGCTGCGCGACCTGGGCCGGGCCGCGGTCGCCGGCCGGGCCCCCGGTGGCATCTACCACGGAACGTCAGCTGGTCGTACGAGCTGGTATGGTTTGGCCCGCGCGACCTTCGAAGAGGCCGGCCTTGATCCCGAGCGTGTCAAGCCGACCACCAGTGACCGGTTCGTTCGCCCGGCGGTCCGGCCGGCGAACAGCACACTCAGCCACCTGGCCTGGGGAAACACGCCGGTCGCACCCCTGGGCCCGTGGCGGGAGATGCTCGCCAAAGCGTTCATCGAGGGACTGTCATGAATCTCACCATCGTCACGGCCCTCACCGGCCTGACCGTGCTCATCGTGATCGTCGAGTTGCTGCGCCGCCGGCAGCTCCGCGAGAAGTACGGCATCCTGTGGATCGGCGTCGGCCTGGTGATGCTGCCGCTGTCGGTGTTCCCCCAGGCGCTCAACGGCCTCAGCTCGCTGATCGGCATCGCCTCCGGCGTGAGCATGGCCCTCTTCTTCGCCGTGGTCTTCCTGCTCCTGACCTGCATCCACCTCTCGTGGGAGGTCAGCAGGCTGGAGGAGGAGACCCGTATCCTCGCTGAGGACATCGCCCTCATCCACGCGAAGCTGGAGAGCAATGAGAACGCCCAGTAACCGCGTCCTGATCATCATGCCGGCCTGGAACGAGGCCGAGGCGATCAGTGCGGTGATCAAGGAGATCCACGCGGAGCTGCCCGGCGTGGACGTTCTCGTGGTCGACGACGGGTCCGGGGACAACACGGCCGCCGTGGCCGGCGCGGCCGGGGCCTCCGTGCTCCGGCTGCCGTACAACCTCGGCGTCGGCGGGGCCATGCGGCTCGGCTACCGCTACGCGCGCGACAACGGCTACGACATCACGATCCAGGTCGACGCGGACGGGCAGCACGACCCCCGGTTCGTGCCGGAGCTGATCGCCGGGCTCGAGCACGCCGACCTGATCATCGGGGCCCGGTTCGCCGGGGTGGGCGCCTACCAGGCCCGCGGGCCGCGGCGCTGGGCGATGGGCATGCTCGGGATGGTCATCTCGCGGCTGGCCCGCACGAAGCTGACGGACACCACGTCGGGGCTGCGCTGCTCCAACCGGAAGATGATCGAGTACTTCGCCGACTGGTACCCGGTGGAGTACCTCGGCGACACCATCGAGACCCTGGTCCGGGCGATCCGCGACGGGCACACCGTCCGGCAGGTCCCGGTGGAGATGCGCCCGCGTCAGGGTGGCGTCCCCAGCCACTCCCCGCTCAAGGCGACGGTCTACCTGGGCCGGGCGTTCGTCATCCTGCTCCTCGCGCTGATCCGACGGTGACATGCTGCATCGCCTGACCCGGGCGCTCCCGGCCGGCACCATCGCGGTCGGCGGCGGACTCGCCGTCCTGGGAGTCGCGTCCTACGTCCACATCGCCGCCGCCGGTCACCGGCTCAGCACCCTCGACATGTCGAAGGTGTCGGTGGTGTGGTCGATCGTCATCTCGCTCGGCTTCGGCCTGTTCCTGCCGGTCGAGCAGGAGACCGGCCGGATCGTCGCGGCGCGGGCGGCCCGCAACGACGGCGCGGTCCCGGTGGCCCGGCGCGCGGCCGGGGTGTCCGGGGCGGTGCTGGTCGTGCTGCTAATGAGCCTCGCGATCGGCGCGCGCCCGCTGGCCGACGCGCTGTTCGACGGCGACCGGAGCATGGTCGCCGCCCTCGCCGGTGCGCTGGTCGGGGCGGCCCTGTCCTACGCCACCCGCGGCATCCTCGCCGGCCGGGGCCTGTTCGCCGCCTACGGGGTGCAGCTCGGCGTCGACGGTGGCCTGCGGATCGCGCTCAGCCTCGGGCTGGTCCTCGCCGGGGTGCGCACCCCGCTCGCCTACGCCATGGTCCTGACCGTCGCGCCGGTCGTGGCGGTCCTCGTGACGCTGCGGCCGACACTGCGCGCCCTGACCCCTGGCACCCCGCAGAGCCTGCGCGGCTACGTCGCCGGGCTCGGCCTGCTGACCGTGTCGGCGCTGGCGGCCCAGACGGTCGTGAATATCGGGGTCGTCAGCGTCAAGATCATCGCACCCGGCGAGGTCGCGCTGGTCGCGGCCCTGCTGTCGGCGCTGATCCTCGCCCGGATCCCGATCTTCGTGTTCGCCGCCCTCCAGGCCTCGCTGCTGCCGGGGCTGTCGGGCCTGCTGGCCCGGGGCGACATCGCCGGGTACCACAAGCTCCTGCTCCGCGCGATCGGCGTCGTCACCCTGCTGGGCGTGGGCGGCGGCATCCCGGCCGTCCTGCTCGGCCCCTGGGCCATCCGGGTGTTCTTCAACGCGCCGGACGTGCTGCACTCGGTGGACTTCGCGATCCTGGCGGCCGGCACGCTGGTGTACATGCTCGCGATGGTCCTGGCGCAGGGTGCGATCAGCCTGCACCGCCACCGCGACCAGGCGCTCGTGTGGATTCTCGGTCTCGCGGTGCTCGCCGCCGTGACGTTCGGCCCCGGTGACGTCCGGCTGCGGGTCGAGTTCGCCTACGTCGCCGGCTCGGCGGTCACGGCCGCGGTCCTGGCCGTGCTGCTCTGGCGGGTCCGTCCGGCCACGGACCGCGTCAGCCCCGTCAAGGAGACCGCGTCATGAAGCCCAGCGTCGCCGCCGTCGTGATCGCCTACGGTGCGGAGCCGTACCTGGAGGAGTGCGTCCGGGCCGTCCTGGACTCCGCCGGGGTCGACGTGTCGGTGCTCCTGGTCGACAACGGCTGCACGTCCGACCAGTTCGACGAGGTGAAGGCGATGGCGGGCGTCCGGGTCGTCACTCCGGACGGCAACTCCGGGTTCGCCGGCGGCTGCGACGCCGGGGCGGCGGAGGCCGACGGGGACTTCCTGGTCTTCGTGAACTCCGACGCCGTGGTCGCCCCCGACGCGCTGGCCCGGCTGGTCGCGGTCGCCGCCGAGCCGACCGTGGGCCTGGCGATGGGCTCGATCCGGCTTGCGGACCAGCCGGAGCTGATGAACACCGTCGGCAACCCCATGCACTACACCGGCATGGTGTGGGCCGGCGGCTTCTCCGAGCCCGCCACCGCGCACGCCGAGCGCCGGGCAGTCCCGATCGTCAGCGGCTGCGTCTTCGCGATCCGCACCCCCCTGTGGCGGGACCTCGGCGGGTTCGCCCCCGAGTACTTCATGTACCACGAGGACACCGAGCTGTCGATCCGCGTGCACCACCGGGGCCTGAGCATCGAGTTCGTGCCCGACGCCGTCGTGCGGCACTACTACGAGTTCTCCCGCAACGAGCGCAAGATGTACTACGTGGAGCGCAACCGGCTCCTCACCCTCTTCACCACCTACGAGGGCCGCACGCTGCTCGTCCTCGCCCCGATGCTCGCCGTCACCGAGCTGGCCATGGTCGCGTCCTCGCTGGCCGGCGGCTGGCACCGCAAGAAGTTCTCCGGCTGGGCGTGGCTGTGGCGCAACCGGGCGTGGGTGGCCCGGCGTCGCCGCCAGCTCCAGTCCGAGCGGCTCGTCCCGGACGGGGTGTTCGCCCGCCACCTGACGGCCAGGATCGACGCGGCGAACATCAGCGCGCCCCCTGGCGTGGGCGTGTTCAACGCCGTCTCCGCCGGGTACTGGGCGGCTGCCCGGCGCCTGCTGCGGACCCGCTGAGCCAGGACGACGCCGAGGCCGGAAACCGCCTCCAGCCCCGTGCCTGAGGCCACGCAACGCTTCCAGGCCTGCTGAGGGCGGAGCGCCGGTGGCGTACCCGGCGCCGCCGCCACGTACCCGTCGCATCGAGAAAGCGGGGCGGACCCGTCACCGGATCCGCCCCGCCGTTTCCCAGATCAGTGCCGGACGTCGAACTGCCGCCCCTCCGGGGCCGCGTCGATGGCGACGCCGGCCGGCCGGCGCACGGCCATCTGGCCGGGAGCCGCGACGCCCGAGGCGACGAGGCGCCACGGCACGTCCACGATGAAACCGACCACGTCGATGATGATGGCGGTGTTGGTGTGCGCGTACACCTTGACGGTGTCCGTCCACAGCGGAGCGTTGTTGGAGTCCACGACGCTGATCAGCTGGCTCTGGACGAAGTTCGACAGGATGTTGCCGCCGGAGAAGTTCAGCGACGAGGCGTTCGGCCGGTCACCCTTGCTGCCCCAGACCGAGACGAAACCGCCGACGCCGCCGGCGACCACGGTGACGTTCATCTGGACGCCGATACCCCACTGGACGAGGCTGCCCATGTTGATCCGGATGACCTTGCCGCCGGCGACCTGACCGGTCTGCGGGTTGACGTAGGCCTGGCCCTCGACGATCGAACCCCGCAGGCCCGCGTCGCGGGTGTCGAGGATCCGGGTCGGCGCGGTCGGGATGACCATCGACGCGAAGTAGGAGGAGTAGACGACCTCCGAGAGGGTCGAGCCCTCGCGGGTCGGCACGCTCTGGAGCAGGAAGCCGTTCTCGGTCGAGCCGAGGGCGCCGAGCGGCGAACCGTTCGGAACCGGCACCCCGCTGGGCGCCAGCACGAGCGGCGCGCCGGCCGAGTTGGCGAGCTTCAGCGCGCCGGCCGAGGTGGAAGCGGTGAGGGTGGTGACCACGTCGGCGGTGTTCTCCTGGCCGGCGACCACGGCCTGGCCGGTGGCGGCCTCGGCGGGCGAACCGGCAGTCAGGGCGACTCCGGCTCCGGCCACGCCAGCGAGTGCGGCTGCGCCTCCGCGAAGCAGCCGACGGCGTTCGACGGTGGTGGCCTCTTTGTTGTCCTGCACGGGGGTCCTCTCACTGAAGGGGTGTACCGGCGAACCGGTGATCAAGCGAGTTGATTATGTCCCGGATCGGGACCGTGTGTTGTCCCCCGTACGGGTGATCAATCAGGCGGAGCGGACGTTCTGCAGCTCGCCGAACCGGGGCGATTCCGGGGCGGACACGATCGGGTCCGCGGGCTTCTCCGGGGCCGTCAGATCAGCGGGGACGTCGGCGACGTCGATGACCTCGGTGGCGTCCGCGGGGGCTGGCCGGGCCACGGTCCGGGCCGACGCCCACAGGACGAGCCCACCGAGCAGCAGCAGGCCGGCGGACATCGCCAGGAGCGGGGTCAACGACCCGAGCACGGGGTGCCAGGGCCCCCAGAACGGGTCGAGCGCGTGCAGGGTGGGCGTCCGGGGGATACCGCGCTGCCAGCGCACCATCGTGTACCACAGCAGCACGAGGTGGATCGGCAACATCGCCACCACGCACAGCTTCGTGAACGAGTGCGACTGACGGGCGGTCAGGAGCCGCTGCTCGACGATGAACGCGCCGAGCAGGGGAAGGAACACGATCGCCGGGAGCATGTAGCGGCCCTGCGTGATGTACCCGACGATGTTGATGTTGATCGCCTGCAGGATCGTCGGGATCAGGGCCCCGCCGATGGCGATCACGAGGATCCGCCACCGGTCGGCCCGGGTCCCGACCACGAGGGCGAAGACCACCAGGCTCGCGGCGATCGTGAGCCAGATCCAGTAGAACGGCGGCGGGATCGCCGTGTCCAGCCAGCCGCCGTAGCCGACCATCTCCTGGAGGAGCTGGCCCCACTGGGCGAACACCTTGATCACGGCCTGGCCGCCGCTGAGGTGTTCCTTCGGCGGGGGTGACGTCAGGTCGCCGGTGTTCATCAGCACGATCCACGCGGCGGCGAGCGCGACCGAGACGACGGTGATCACGCTCAGGACCCGGATCGGACGCCCGTGGTTCGCCAGAAGTTCCTTGGCGCGCCGTCTGGTCACCGGGAGCAGCATGGCGAGCAGGCCCGTGCCGAGGAACAGCGGACCCATCGACCGCAGGCTGGCCAGGAGGACGATGCTGATCCCCACCAGCCAGTACAGCTGGCGGGTGTCGCCGCGCCGGGGGCCCATCAGCAGCGGGATGCCCGCCGCGGCCAGGGCGATCCCGGCGGAGATCTCCAGGCCGTTGGGGTTCACCGCACCGGCGATCTGGGCCAGCATCGGCGTGCTGACGGCCACCAGGCCGCCGAGCATCAGGCCGAAGCGCGACCACCGGGTCAGGATCATGAAGGCCCAGGAGAGCAGGGCCGCGGACAGCGCGGCGCTCATCAACCGGGCGACGAGGATGCCGGCCCACCCGTCCCAGATCCGCAGCGGCCAGCCGACCGCCGCGTAGTACAACGGGTGGTAGCGGCCGGCCAGGGTGGGCGTGTCGACCAGGGGGCCGGAGCTGGGCTGCGGGGCGCACTCCGCCGACTTGAGGGGCTTGGAGGTCCAGCAGATGCCGGAGGCGTTCAGGCCGGCGGGGACGTTCTGGATCGTGCCGCTCTGGCCCTTCACCCGGACGGGTTCGGGCGCGATCTGACCACCGGCGACGCCGGCCGCCCGGATCATGTGCTGCATCTCGTCCGGCGTGCCGTCGTAGGGTGCCGCCACGGACCAGGCGCCGAACACCAGGAAGAAGGCGAGGAACGACAGCACCCACAGCGCACGGGGGCGCGCCGTGCGGGACGGCGAAATGGTACTCACGGAGCGTCTCGGCCCTATCGTGTCGACGATCTGG
Proteins encoded in this window:
- the rfbA gene encoding glucose-1-phosphate thymidylyltransferase RfbA; translation: MRGIVLAGGTGSRLWPLTQAVSKQLMPIFDKPMIYYPLSTLMLAGIRDILVITTPEDQSQFQRLLGDGSRFGINLTYTTQPSPDGIAQAFLLGEEFIGDEPVALILGDNIFYGTGLGTHLAQNTEPDGGRVFAYQVANPQEYGVVEFDPDGRVLSIEEKPAAPKSRYAIPGLYFYDNQVIDIVKGIKPSARGELEITAVNEEYLNRGQLQVSVLERGTAWLDTGTFASLVQASEFVRVVEERQGYKIGCLEEIAWRQGFVDDKELRVLAEPLRKSGYGEYLLGLL
- the rfbB gene encoding dTDP-glucose 4,6-dehydratase → MKVLITGGAGFIGSHYVRSLLSGEYDAYDGADVTVLDKLTYSGNLVNLAPVRDHARFTFVQGDICDADLVNDLVPGHDVIVHFAAESHVDRSIDGGAQFVLTNVLGTQVLLDAAHRHKVGRFVHVSTDEVYGSIDDGSWPETDPLQPNSPYSAAKAGSDLLVRAYHRTHGLDTVITRCSNNYGHYQFPEKVIPLFVTNLLDGGRVPLYGDGANVRDWLHVDDHCRGIQLVAQAGRAGEVYNIGGGVELTNKELTGLLLDACGADWNSVDHVTDRLGHDRRYSVDITKISTELGYAPRVDFAEGLAATVAWYRDNRAWWEPLKDRAALAR
- the rfbD gene encoding dTDP-4-dehydrorhamnose reductase, whose protein sequence is MTRWLVTGAGGMLGQDLLVALGDEDVTGVTRAELDVTDPASVAAAVDGFDVVVNAAAWTNVDGAETAEEAATAVNGHAVATLAGACAASGARLLQVSTDYVLSGTGVEPHPENAPTAPVNAYGRGKLVGELAVRRLLPDAGYVVRTAWLYGAHGPNFVATMLRLAGERETLEVVADQFGQPTWSAALAGQLRDLGRAAVAGRAPGGIYHGTSAGRTSWYGLARATFEEAGLDPERVKPTTSDRFVRPAVRPANSTLSHLAWGNTPVAPLGPWREMLAKAFIEGLS
- a CDS encoding DUF2304 domain-containing protein, with amino-acid sequence MNLTIVTALTGLTVLIVIVELLRRRQLREKYGILWIGVGLVMLPLSVFPQALNGLSSLIGIASGVSMALFFAVVFLLLTCIHLSWEVSRLEEETRILAEDIALIHAKLESNENAQ
- a CDS encoding glycosyltransferase family 2 protein — its product is MRTPSNRVLIIMPAWNEAEAISAVIKEIHAELPGVDVLVVDDGSGDNTAAVAGAAGASVLRLPYNLGVGGAMRLGYRYARDNGYDITIQVDADGQHDPRFVPELIAGLEHADLIIGARFAGVGAYQARGPRRWAMGMLGMVISRLARTKLTDTTSGLRCSNRKMIEYFADWYPVEYLGDTIETLVRAIRDGHTVRQVPVEMRPRQGGVPSHSPLKATVYLGRAFVILLLALIRR
- a CDS encoding polysaccharide biosynthesis protein, which translates into the protein MLHRLTRALPAGTIAVGGGLAVLGVASYVHIAAAGHRLSTLDMSKVSVVWSIVISLGFGLFLPVEQETGRIVAARAARNDGAVPVARRAAGVSGAVLVVLLMSLAIGARPLADALFDGDRSMVAALAGALVGAALSYATRGILAGRGLFAAYGVQLGVDGGLRIALSLGLVLAGVRTPLAYAMVLTVAPVVAVLVTLRPTLRALTPGTPQSLRGYVAGLGLLTVSALAAQTVVNIGVVSVKIIAPGEVALVAALLSALILARIPIFVFAALQASLLPGLSGLLARGDIAGYHKLLLRAIGVVTLLGVGGGIPAVLLGPWAIRVFFNAPDVLHSVDFAILAAGTLVYMLAMVLAQGAISLHRHRDQALVWILGLAVLAAVTFGPGDVRLRVEFAYVAGSAVTAAVLAVLLWRVRPATDRVSPVKETAS
- a CDS encoding glycosyltransferase family 2 protein; translated protein: MKPSVAAVVIAYGAEPYLEECVRAVLDSAGVDVSVLLVDNGCTSDQFDEVKAMAGVRVVTPDGNSGFAGGCDAGAAEADGDFLVFVNSDAVVAPDALARLVAVAAEPTVGLAMGSIRLADQPELMNTVGNPMHYTGMVWAGGFSEPATAHAERRAVPIVSGCVFAIRTPLWRDLGGFAPEYFMYHEDTELSIRVHHRGLSIEFVPDAVVRHYYEFSRNERKMYYVERNRLLTLFTTYEGRTLLVLAPMLAVTELAMVASSLAGGWHRKKFSGWAWLWRNRAWVARRRRQLQSERLVPDGVFARHLTARIDAANISAPPGVGVFNAVSAGYWAAARRLLRTR
- a CDS encoding DUF2142 domain-containing protein — encoded protein: MSTISPSRTARPRALWVLSFLAFFLVFGAWSVAAPYDGTPDEMQHMIRAAGVAGGQIAPEPVRVKGQSGTIQNVPAGLNASGICWTSKPLKSAECAPQPSSGPLVDTPTLAGRYHPLYYAAVGWPLRIWDGWAGILVARLMSAALSAALLSWAFMILTRWSRFGLMLGGLVAVSTPMLAQIAGAVNPNGLEISAGIALAAAGIPLLMGPRRGDTRQLYWLVGISIVLLASLRSMGPLFLGTGLLAMLLPVTRRRAKELLANHGRPIRVLSVITVVSVALAAAWIVLMNTGDLTSPPPKEHLSGGQAVIKVFAQWGQLLQEMVGYGGWLDTAIPPPFYWIWLTIAASLVVFALVVGTRADRWRILVIAIGGALIPTILQAININIVGYITQGRYMLPAIVFLPLLGAFIVEQRLLTARQSHSFTKLCVVAMLPIHLVLLWYTMVRWQRGIPRTPTLHALDPFWGPWHPVLGSLTPLLAMSAGLLLLGGLVLWASARTVARPAPADATEVIDVADVPADLTAPEKPADPIVSAPESPRFGELQNVRSA